From the genome of Amyelois transitella isolate CPQ chromosome 22, ilAmyTran1.1, whole genome shotgun sequence:
taaaggGGCGTGTGCAGGGTAAAGAACCGAGTTAGAGAATATCAAAATTGATAATTCTGATTGTCAAGTTTTAGCTTCGGCTCAGAATAATGACAtagataatgttattattctgagaataaaattgaattgtattaatttgaaaacaatattaaatatgcGGATGTTGCTAAACAATAGCGGAagatttagaaataatttatttgtagtaagtttataaacttcatGTAAAATCAGACAGAAGTAACGGCCTGCCAGATCTGCCCGAGGTGGACTTACATAgcctatatacatattataacacCCGCAGTTAATGTAGCTTACCTACCTACTGCAAAAGTAATAAGAGCAATTTTACACccataatttcattttaatcgtAACGGTGGCTTATGCTTCAGACTTAGGTAGTAATTTTAGAGAAATCGGACCAATTCTTCTATTAAATCTTCTGGCCAAATGACGAACATCactgtgtaaatttaaaagcaaCGATTCTTGATTCCAACTTGGACAATggaaattctaataaaaatttacattattttttagtacAAATGTATGAGTTCCGTGCCAATACCCGATCTTCATATTCTAAATGAAAAGTAAGTTTCAATTAAATTCTGATTTGTAGGTACAGTTACCTGCAGAGAGACCCACTGTTCATACAAACTGTGGCGGCATCTCTTATCTCTAACGACACACACCAACAATCTTTAGGTACAGGGTATTACCTACAATGGAGAAGGTGACTCGCTCAGCCAATAGTAGCTCAGAGTATCTAAATTTCCACGGATTGAAGCTAAATGCAACCTCCGGTTCAACAACATCGTCGGGATCGCTTTTTCCCGGGCATATACCTACACGTTGCGTAGCTTAGCCGGCTTAAGATCTTCCCttttgtggcggtcgagccgataCATCGCTCCTGCTACAAAACCAAAGCCATACCGGGTTCAAGTTTCTGCTACTATTTATAGTTCGAAAGATCTATAGCTTGATTTTGCAGAAAGAATGAAGGATATTATTTAAGAACCAGTTCTTCCTTACTAACTTATACATTACTACATTGGTGTGATGttctttattattcatttattacgTTTTGTAGGTGTGTGGTAAAACTAGATTTCCTGTATCCGCTTCGTAAGCCGGCGCCACCCCCACCGTCAAACGAGAGACAATGTTCACTCGCGGGGCAACCCAAAGAAGTGCCGACCGCTTTTTCAAACctgaggtaattttttaaacaaatggtTTTTTACGATAGGTCACATTTATCAGCTGCATAATGACCGGACATTATTTTCcttgtatttttaagttaaaccgAAGTGCAAGAGAGAGATGAGACTTATGCCTTGTccataaattcaaaatctatGGTTTTCGACTTTCGTGGTGCCTTGTAGCATACGACCCGTTTGCGCTCTGAGGAGCCCCGTGTCCACCCGTTTCCTGTTTGATCCTGGTAAGAAGGAAACCTTTACCACTTTGGATGATGTGCTAGGA
Proteins encoded in this window:
- the LOC132903178 gene encoding uncharacterized protein LOC132903178, with protein sequence MRMLLNNSGRFRNNLFVYKCMSSVPIPDLHILNEKCVVKLDFLYPLRKPAPPPPSNERQCSLAGQPKEVPTAFSNLRNDILDKWNQKPEKDKYKEMVKHTFTY